A genomic stretch from Gemmatimonadaceae bacterium includes:
- a CDS encoding deoxyhypusine synthase family protein: MTPTSSAPAAAPVSAFLRHHYRHFNAAALVDAADGYVQHLDGGGKMMVTLAGAMSTAELGLSLAEMIRQDKVHAITCTGANLEEDIYNLVAHDHYERVPNYRDLTPQDEQRLLDKHMNRVTDTCIPEGEAIRRIEKAILDEWKAADRDGVRYFPHEFMYRILLSGSLEQYYQIDPKNSWMLAAAQKNLPIIVPGWEDSTTGNIFASYCIEGGVKNVHTVRSGIEYMMYLAEWYTRTTKDTTIGFFQIGGGIAGDFPICVVPMLHQDLKREDVPLWGYFCQISDSTTSYGGYSGAVPNEKITWGKLGIETPKFIIESDASIVAPLVFAIVLGQ, translated from the coding sequence ATGACGCCTACTTCATCCGCGCCCGCCGCCGCGCCGGTCTCCGCGTTTCTCCGTCATCACTATCGTCACTTCAACGCGGCCGCCCTTGTCGACGCGGCTGATGGCTACGTGCAGCACCTTGATGGTGGCGGCAAGATGATGGTCACGTTGGCCGGCGCGATGAGTACCGCCGAATTGGGGCTGTCACTGGCCGAGATGATTCGGCAGGACAAGGTGCATGCGATCACCTGTACGGGCGCGAATCTGGAAGAGGACATCTACAACCTGGTGGCGCACGATCACTATGAGCGTGTGCCGAACTATCGCGACCTCACGCCCCAGGACGAGCAGCGGCTGTTGGACAAGCATATGAACCGCGTGACGGACACCTGCATCCCCGAAGGAGAGGCCATCCGTCGCATCGAGAAGGCGATCCTCGATGAATGGAAGGCGGCGGATCGTGACGGCGTTCGGTATTTCCCGCATGAGTTCATGTATCGCATCCTGTTGAGCGGGTCATTGGAGCAGTACTACCAGATTGACCCGAAGAATTCCTGGATGCTCGCTGCCGCCCAGAAGAACCTGCCGATCATCGTGCCGGGCTGGGAAGACTCGACGACGGGCAACATCTTCGCCTCGTACTGCATCGAAGGTGGCGTGAAGAACGTGCACACGGTCCGCAGTGGCATCGAGTACATGATGTATCTCGCCGAGTGGTACACGCGGACCACCAAGGACACGACCATCGGGTTCTTTCAGATTGGCGGCGGCATCGCCGGCGACTTCCCCATCTGCGTGGTCCCCATGTTGCATCAGGATCTGAAGCGCGAAGACGTGCCGTTGTGGGGATACTTCTGTCAGATCAGCGATTCGACCACCAGCTATGGCGGGTATTCCGGTGCGGTGCCCAACGAAAAGATCACGTGGGGCAAACTGGGCATCGAGACGCCCAAGTTCATCATCGAGTCTGATGCATCGATCGTCGCCCCGCTGGTGTTTGCGATCGTGCTGGGTCAGTGA
- a CDS encoding LysM peptidoglycan-binding domain-containing protein yields MVRVLIALTSSTALLGVAALVAAAAVVPPIGARRAARLSAQREIRSQLSADERIVASVYASQRRWTDMWRESFGMVVATNRRVLYVGAPPTPLLRPREDGPEELLVESYPYDAAFTLEPGLLFRGLGRGLELRTPTAHVDFLVDDATWADAVRVSQASIDARRAVTRNEEAFAESNRSALPTAAEYVTHVVQPGENLTGLARRFQTSPDVLRQLNRLPSDDIRSGQRLRVPRVIEPP; encoded by the coding sequence ATGGTCCGGGTGCTCATCGCCCTCACCAGCAGCACCGCGCTGCTGGGTGTGGCGGCCCTCGTGGCGGCGGCGGCGGTCGTGCCCCCTATCGGCGCACGCCGGGCGGCTCGCCTTTCTGCCCAACGCGAAATACGGTCGCAGCTGTCGGCGGATGAGCGAATCGTGGCCTCAGTCTACGCGAGCCAGCGGCGATGGACCGACATGTGGCGCGAATCGTTCGGGATGGTCGTGGCCACCAATCGACGTGTGCTCTACGTGGGCGCTCCACCCACGCCGCTCTTGCGTCCGCGTGAGGATGGGCCAGAGGAACTGCTGGTTGAGAGCTATCCATACGACGCCGCCTTTACACTCGAGCCCGGACTCCTCTTTCGCGGACTCGGCCGTGGGCTCGAATTGCGCACGCCGACCGCCCACGTCGATTTTCTCGTCGATGACGCGACGTGGGCGGACGCAGTCCGCGTGTCACAGGCCAGCATCGACGCTCGACGCGCCGTCACGCGCAACGAGGAAGCATTCGCCGAAAGCAATCGGTCGGCCCTTCCGACCGCCGCCGAGTATGTGACTCACGTTGTGCAACCGGGTGAAAACCTCACCGGGCTGGCTCGGCGCTTTCAGACGTCGCCAGACGTGCTGCGGCAGCTCAACCGGCTGCCGTCAGACGATATCCGAAGCGGTCAGCGCTTGCGCGTGCCGCGGGTGATCGAGCCGCCCTGA
- a CDS encoding LacI family DNA-binding transcriptional regulator gives MSHPTPSHRVTIHDVAARAGVSQPTASLVLSNHPRARVAALTRQRVLAAAADLGYRPNVAARALTQGRSFALGVIVPDMRNPFVADVVAGAERVATEAGYAVLLCDQHARDIAQHLDILKARQIDGILIDAIGAAELSGDALAGLPVVLIDEPSERWPGIATDAMGAGRLAADHLLALGHRHVAFVGPATDVHTFRMRERGFVLRLRESGVRWSSDRWKRAPATMAGGREAMRELLRLATPPTGVFFANDLMAIGAIKQCLRAGLRLPTDCSLVGCDDIEFARYVTPELTTVSVPARELGARAARLLVQLVEQSPRRLSARRMLPVRLMPRESSGPVPTTPHATA, from the coding sequence ATGTCCCACCCCACCCCCAGCCACCGCGTCACCATCCATGACGTGGCGGCCCGCGCCGGTGTTTCCCAACCGACCGCGTCGCTCGTTCTCTCGAATCATCCGCGCGCCCGCGTGGCTGCCTTGACGCGGCAGCGGGTGCTGGCGGCCGCGGCCGATCTCGGCTACCGACCCAATGTGGCGGCGCGTGCACTGACGCAGGGTCGTTCATTCGCCCTCGGCGTGATCGTCCCCGACATGCGCAATCCGTTTGTCGCGGACGTGGTCGCTGGCGCCGAGCGCGTGGCCACCGAAGCCGGGTATGCGGTGTTGCTGTGCGATCAGCATGCGCGGGACATCGCGCAGCATCTGGACATTCTCAAGGCCCGTCAAATCGACGGCATCCTGATCGATGCGATCGGCGCGGCGGAATTGTCCGGAGATGCGCTGGCCGGGTTGCCTGTGGTGCTGATTGACGAACCATCGGAGCGGTGGCCGGGCATTGCCACGGACGCCATGGGTGCCGGACGACTGGCTGCCGATCATTTGCTCGCCTTGGGACATCGCCACGTGGCCTTCGTCGGACCGGCGACGGACGTGCATACCTTCCGGATGCGCGAGCGTGGCTTCGTCCTGCGGCTTCGCGAGTCAGGGGTACGGTGGTCCAGCGACCGCTGGAAACGAGCCCCCGCGACGATGGCTGGCGGCCGTGAGGCGATGCGCGAACTGCTGCGACTGGCGACACCACCCACCGGGGTGTTCTTCGCCAACGACCTGATGGCCATCGGCGCGATCAAGCAGTGTCTGCGCGCCGGCCTGCGTTTGCCGACCGACTGTTCGCTTGTCGGATGCGATGATATCGAGTTCGCGCGCTATGTCACGCCCGAGCTGACGACCGTCTCGGTGCCTGCCCGCGAATTGGGTGCGCGCGCGGCGCGGCTGCTGGTGCAACTCGTCGAGCAGTCGCCGCGTCGCCTGAGCGCCCGTCGAATGCTGCCCGTGCGACTGATGCCACGCGAATCGTCGGGCCCCGTGCCGACCACACCGCACGCGACGGCATAG
- a CDS encoding ketoacyl-ACP synthase III yields the protein MGYREAVITGTGSYVPARVVTNAELSTQLGEDIAPFVTGTLGIHERRWCAANESTADLAEHAARRALDAAGIGPESIDLVIVATDTPEFVSPATASVLHGRLGTTNAGTFDLNAGCAGFVTAMDVAWKYLRADLRYRRILVVGAYAMSKYLDPTDKKTVTIFADGAGAAVVEASDTPGILASELFADGRYCHGMGIFAGGTHTPITVDVLAAGVQNRLRFVEKYPASLNEDGWPRIVRSVLARAGHRPEDVDCWLWTQVNRSTIVQVMHALALPMERAHTIMHKWGYTGSACLPMALDDAVRSGRIRDGHLLVLTGSGAGLAMGSLAMRWRARTTAGHGAADG from the coding sequence ATGGGGTATCGCGAGGCGGTCATCACGGGCACCGGCAGTTACGTGCCCGCGCGCGTGGTCACCAATGCGGAGTTGTCGACGCAGCTGGGTGAGGACATCGCCCCGTTCGTGACCGGCACACTGGGCATTCATGAGCGTCGCTGGTGCGCGGCGAACGAATCGACGGCCGACCTGGCCGAGCATGCCGCGCGACGAGCGCTTGACGCCGCCGGGATCGGCCCGGAGAGTATCGATCTCGTCATTGTGGCGACTGACACCCCGGAGTTCGTGTCGCCGGCGACCGCGTCGGTGCTGCATGGGCGATTGGGAACCACCAATGCCGGGACGTTTGACCTCAACGCGGGGTGCGCAGGCTTCGTCACGGCGATGGATGTCGCGTGGAAATATCTCCGTGCGGATCTGCGATACCGGCGCATCCTGGTGGTCGGCGCCTACGCGATGTCGAAGTATCTCGATCCGACGGATAAGAAGACGGTGACGATCTTCGCCGACGGGGCGGGGGCTGCGGTCGTTGAAGCCAGCGACACGCCGGGTATACTGGCGTCCGAACTCTTCGCCGACGGACGCTACTGTCACGGGATGGGGATCTTTGCCGGTGGTACGCACACGCCGATCACCGTCGACGTCCTGGCCGCGGGCGTTCAGAATCGACTGCGCTTTGTCGAGAAGTATCCCGCGTCACTGAACGAAGACGGGTGGCCGCGCATCGTGCGCTCGGTGCTCGCCCGCGCCGGCCATCGGCCGGAAGATGTGGATTGCTGGCTGTGGACGCAGGTGAATCGTTCGACGATCGTCCAGGTCATGCATGCATTGGCGCTGCCGATGGAGCGCGCGCACACGATCATGCACAAATGGGGGTATACGGGATCGGCCTGTTTGCCGATGGCGTTGGATGATGCCGTGCGTTCCGGGCGAATCCGCGACGGTCATCTGCTGGTGTTGACGGGGTCGGGTGCTGGTTTGGCGATGGGATCGCTGGCCATGCGGTGGCGTGCACGGACGACTGCAGGTCACGGGGCGGCCGACGGATGA
- a CDS encoding long-chain fatty acid--CoA ligase: protein MTAESVPLVRQFLSRAAHTPLALAFAVYPAGASRATADLSWGEWADASRAIAAQLLQAGIGPGDRVMVLAGNRPLWPIADLAIQMVGAIGVGVYPTSTPAQVEAMVMDSGTALALVAGATHRRTLQYARRAVGRALPIIADAPENEFPPAAGDVVTGDSSWEEWQRRGAASLASDATLRAALEARISAVALDDLAALIYTSGSTGKPKGACISHRYLAASAESIADVLALTSADRTLSFLPFSHAAERVFGQCTRIVAGLPTALIEDPADVFVVARSFEPTMLGGLPRIFERLYEAVEVARRDGTDPRTAITDRIGPRCRFATSGGAAMPSHIAAELAALGLPILGAYGQTEHLCVAMNRPGHFRFDAVGVPMPGTTVRIADDGELLVAKSALTFSGYWGDAHATRAAFTDDGEWLRTGDRAALDADGMLRITGRVKELIALSTGRKIAPIPIEAALVSSPFIAHAVCYGEGRKYLTALLSLRRPVVEAWARTAGLALAWPDLVAHPRWQAMLHDVVSQVNADLARTDRVQRFTVIAHELTVEAGELTPTHKLVRQVIAARYAESFDALYGESSA, encoded by the coding sequence ATGACCGCGGAATCTGTGCCGCTGGTCCGGCAGTTCCTCTCCCGTGCGGCGCACACGCCGTTGGCGTTGGCGTTCGCCGTGTATCCCGCCGGCGCGTCGCGCGCGACCGCAGACCTTTCGTGGGGCGAATGGGCTGACGCTTCGCGGGCCATTGCCGCGCAATTGCTGCAGGCCGGCATCGGACCGGGTGACCGAGTGATGGTGTTGGCAGGCAATCGCCCACTCTGGCCGATCGCTGATCTCGCGATTCAAATGGTGGGCGCGATTGGTGTAGGGGTGTATCCGACCAGCACGCCCGCGCAGGTTGAGGCGATGGTGATGGATAGTGGGACGGCGTTGGCATTGGTGGCGGGAGCCACCCATCGGCGTACGCTGCAGTACGCGCGTCGCGCGGTGGGACGTGCACTGCCCATCATTGCCGATGCGCCCGAGAACGAGTTTCCGCCCGCTGCCGGCGATGTGGTGACCGGGGATTCCTCGTGGGAGGAATGGCAACGCCGTGGTGCCGCGTCACTGGCATCGGATGCCACCCTGCGCGCCGCACTGGAGGCGCGCATCAGCGCCGTGGCACTGGACGATCTGGCCGCGCTGATCTACACGTCGGGATCGACGGGCAAGCCGAAGGGCGCGTGCATCTCGCATCGGTATCTGGCGGCATCAGCGGAGTCGATCGCCGACGTCCTGGCGCTCACGAGCGCGGATCGTACGCTGTCGTTCCTGCCATTTTCGCACGCGGCTGAGCGGGTGTTCGGGCAGTGTACCCGCATCGTCGCGGGTCTGCCTACCGCACTCATCGAGGATCCTGCCGACGTGTTCGTTGTCGCCCGGAGTTTTGAGCCGACCATGCTGGGCGGGCTGCCGCGGATCTTTGAGCGGCTGTACGAGGCGGTGGAAGTGGCTCGTCGCGACGGGACGGATCCGCGCACCGCGATCACTGATCGGATCGGGCCGCGGTGCCGCTTTGCCACGTCAGGCGGTGCCGCGATGCCGAGCCACATCGCGGCGGAGCTTGCCGCGTTGGGGCTGCCCATTCTCGGCGCGTATGGGCAGACCGAGCATTTGTGTGTGGCGATGAATCGCCCCGGACACTTTCGCTTCGACGCGGTGGGAGTGCCCATGCCGGGGACCACGGTGCGGATCGCCGATGACGGTGAGTTGCTGGTGGCGAAAAGCGCGCTGACTTTCAGCGGCTACTGGGGAGACGCGCACGCGACGCGCGCCGCCTTCACCGACGATGGGGAGTGGCTGCGCACGGGAGATCGCGCCGCACTGGACGCCGACGGCATGCTGCGCATCACCGGTCGCGTGAAAGAGTTGATCGCGCTTTCGACTGGCCGCAAGATCGCCCCGATTCCGATCGAGGCGGCGCTGGTGTCGTCGCCGTTCATCGCCCATGCGGTGTGCTATGGTGAAGGTCGCAAGTATCTGACGGCGCTGCTGTCACTGCGGCGTCCCGTGGTGGAGGCGTGGGCGCGCACCGCCGGTCTCGCACTGGCGTGGCCGGATCTGGTCGCGCATCCGCGCTGGCAGGCGATGCTGCATGATGTCGTGAGTCAGGTGAACGCCGACCTCGCGCGCACCGACCGCGTCCAGCGGTTCACGGTCATCGCGCACGAATTGACCGTCGAAGCCGGTGAACTGACACCGACGCACAAGTTGGTGCGCCAGGTGATCGCCGCCCGGTACGCCGAATCCTTTGACGCGCTGTACGGAGAGTCGTCCGCATGA
- a CDS encoding sodium/proline symporter → MITPLLQGTTLPSMAQPVIGGVAIAYFVVVAAIGIWATRRTKTVADFFVAGQGLGLFTLAIASMAATLSGFAFIGGPGLVYSIGLGAVFIILPSALTNSMGAWVMAKRLRLLAEVREMITIPDAIGARFQSPLAQGMSAVAIVIAVIGYMATNLLALGLVIDAIFGIGRVPAIWLGTAIVLAYSVSGGILAGIYNDVFQGILMAVASTLVFAFALKSGGGLSGISRTLMTHDPTILAPWGKLSPLAALSFFFVFGLGSLGQPHVAHKFFMLKDARRLKWYPLLMTLALSLTLLLFVGVGLSMKALVLSGRAPALTSPDDATPTFLLQFTPLPLAALVFSAVAAAIMSTVNSFMSIGSAALTHDLPVAFGTRVINELRWGRIWTVLITLGAAIVAQAAGTLVALLGVFGWGLFASTLVPSLALGLNWQGATRAGAIASIATGLVTTLALESLAFFKVFTFPSGVTATAIALVLSLLVFVTVSWLTRATAASTLSADVRAVMEA, encoded by the coding sequence GTGATCACCCCGCTCTTGCAGGGTACGACGTTGCCGTCCATGGCCCAGCCCGTGATCGGCGGCGTGGCGATTGCGTACTTCGTGGTGGTGGCGGCCATCGGCATCTGGGCAACCCGACGCACGAAGACCGTCGCCGATTTCTTTGTGGCCGGACAGGGGCTCGGATTATTCACGCTGGCGATTGCCTCGATGGCGGCGACCCTCTCGGGTTTCGCATTTATTGGAGGACCCGGCCTCGTGTATTCCATCGGTCTCGGGGCCGTATTCATCATCCTCCCGTCGGCGCTGACCAACTCGATGGGCGCCTGGGTGATGGCGAAGCGATTGCGGCTGCTGGCGGAAGTGCGCGAGATGATCACCATCCCCGACGCGATCGGCGCCCGATTCCAATCGCCGTTGGCACAGGGAATGTCGGCGGTGGCCATCGTGATTGCGGTGATCGGGTATATGGCCACCAACCTGCTGGCGCTTGGCCTGGTGATTGACGCGATCTTCGGCATTGGGCGCGTGCCGGCGATCTGGCTGGGTACTGCCATTGTGCTCGCGTACTCCGTGTCGGGCGGTATTCTGGCCGGCATTTACAACGACGTCTTTCAGGGCATCCTGATGGCGGTCGCGTCAACGCTCGTGTTTGCGTTCGCCTTGAAGTCCGGCGGTGGGCTGAGCGGGATCTCCCGCACGCTGATGACGCACGATCCGACCATCCTCGCGCCGTGGGGGAAACTGTCCCCATTGGCGGCCTTGTCATTCTTCTTCGTGTTCGGTTTGGGTTCGCTGGGGCAGCCGCATGTGGCGCACAAGTTCTTCATGCTGAAAGACGCACGTCGGCTCAAGTGGTACCCGTTGCTGATGACGTTGGCGCTGTCGCTCACGCTGCTGTTGTTTGTGGGTGTGGGACTCTCCATGAAGGCGCTGGTGCTTTCCGGTCGCGCCCCGGCACTGACGTCACCCGACGACGCCACTCCGACATTCCTCCTGCAGTTCACACCGTTGCCACTCGCGGCGTTGGTCTTCTCCGCCGTCGCGGCCGCGATCATGAGCACCGTCAACTCGTTCATGAGCATCGGGTCGGCCGCGTTGACGCACGACCTGCCGGTGGCGTTCGGCACGCGGGTGATCAACGAGTTGCGTTGGGGTCGTATCTGGACGGTGCTTATCACCCTGGGTGCGGCCATCGTGGCACAGGCCGCCGGGACCTTGGTGGCGCTGCTCGGCGTGTTCGGCTGGGGGCTGTTCGCGTCCACGCTGGTGCCGTCGCTGGCGCTTGGGCTCAACTGGCAGGGGGCCACACGTGCCGGGGCCATCGCATCGATCGCTACCGGACTGGTCACGACACTCGCCCTCGAATCGTTGGCATTCTTCAAGGTCTTCACGTTCCCATCGGGTGTGACCGCCACCGCCATCGCGCTGGTGCTGTCGCTGCTCGTGTTTGTGACCGTGTCGTGGCTGACGCGGGCGACGGCGGCCTCCACGCTCTCCGCCGATGTGCGCGCGGTGATGGAGGCGTGA
- a CDS encoding MaoC family dehydratase has translation MTESGPSDRFLALAVGQSATMTRTVSESEIVLFAAITGDSNPVHLDDAQAQASRFKGRIAHGMLTAGFVSATMAMQLPGPGSIYLSQSLRFLRPVRIGDAITTTVEIIELLPDQRHARLSTECRNQSGKLVLDGEAVILIPREG, from the coding sequence ATGACAGAATCGGGCCCCTCGGATCGGTTCCTCGCGCTGGCCGTTGGTCAGTCGGCCACGATGACACGCACCGTTTCCGAGAGCGAGATTGTCCTCTTTGCCGCGATCACGGGCGACAGTAATCCCGTGCATCTTGACGACGCGCAGGCGCAGGCGTCGCGCTTCAAGGGGCGCATCGCCCACGGGATGCTGACGGCCGGCTTCGTCTCGGCGACGATGGCGATGCAGTTGCCCGGACCTGGTTCGATCTACCTGTCGCAGTCGCTCCGCTTTCTCCGACCGGTGCGCATCGGTGATGCGATCACGACGACGGTGGAGATCATCGAGCTGCTCCCGGATCAGCGTCACGCCCGTCTGTCGACGGAGTGCCGCAATCAGTCCGGCAAGCTCGTGTTGGACGGTGAAGCGGTCATCCTCATTCCCCGCGAAGGATGA
- a CDS encoding TonB-dependent receptor — protein sequence MSVLVRHPVFAAVCVLRQCVRFNRAIMALCGALSVLALPVAASAQTGGVTGLVTDSAKVPLPGAQVTLVGTRFGATSGMDGRYRVVGVPAGSYSVRVQRIGAKARTFENVAVAAGADATLDITLQATALQLGGYVVSASRRVEKITEAPATVTRIDAEAFKYSAGNSFTAALKEVKGVDFFQTGIAAAGINARGFNSAFNNRMLQMEDNRVAVLPENGLPVGVFTTIPKVDIAGVEVLIGPGAALYGPDASNGVVTLLSKDPKQYQGFTGEVTLGSNGGSPGNYFDKQKGRVSYNDAQLRYAGVRGKLGYKVTGEVLTAQDWQNVNVYGAGTTPVQENGPDWSTSYRRASGALVYYFDNGGRLEYQAGASRSNGIGVTSAGRNQLKDWEYRNQQVRFTTNNWFAQAYTTHSLSGETFALNGYTTNRVNARFNGIGDDSVRRASAFPADGRLTAAEVQNNVTLTGLFNTRVVTGVQYRRDVVSSKRVWLTDALTKEDLKLTQIGVYAQTETPLNEITKLVLGARYDNPEFYDPQFSPKAALLVSPTENSTFRLTFNRAFKSPSILQTNFFYRDFSPGIGVFGNKDGITIKNAAGVVQRTIDPVVPEVNNTFELGYKGVLNERLYVDVAGYVARYKAFLSPLVVVANPFGGTYGYNTKTDTKFTNAAGADQVALSYLNLGEATLSGIDAGVRYVVNSKFNLSGTMSALKLDSIIAKAGDPPEATSLNSPSFKATMGGDAHDMPFQSFGGFTFRFVKDYRFLSGVHNGVIPGIITLDINVGKKIGQHTTLNVSLQNLYTCTSGTSTPPVYLNAALPSSFLKGWDCGVGRKHIELLNMPALGAMGFVGLRFDR from the coding sequence ATGTCAGTCCTAGTTCGTCATCCCGTATTCGCGGCAGTCTGCGTGCTACGGCAGTGTGTCCGGTTCAACCGTGCCATCATGGCGCTCTGCGGCGCGTTGTCCGTACTGGCGCTGCCGGTGGCGGCGTCTGCACAGACCGGTGGAGTGACCGGTCTGGTCACCGATAGTGCCAAGGTCCCGCTCCCTGGTGCCCAGGTCACCCTGGTGGGCACACGCTTTGGCGCGACGTCGGGCATGGACGGCCGCTACCGCGTGGTGGGTGTTCCGGCCGGCAGCTATTCGGTGCGTGTGCAGCGCATCGGTGCCAAGGCGCGGACCTTTGAAAACGTCGCGGTCGCGGCGGGTGCGGATGCGACGCTGGATATCACGCTGCAAGCGACGGCGCTCCAGCTGGGCGGGTACGTCGTGTCGGCGTCGCGTCGAGTGGAAAAGATCACCGAAGCGCCGGCGACGGTCACGCGCATTGACGCCGAGGCGTTCAAGTATTCGGCGGGCAACTCGTTCACGGCGGCGCTCAAGGAAGTCAAAGGCGTCGACTTCTTCCAGACGGGTATCGCGGCGGCGGGAATCAACGCGCGCGGATTCAACAGCGCGTTCAACAACCGCATGCTGCAGATGGAAGACAACCGGGTGGCCGTCCTTCCGGAGAATGGACTCCCCGTGGGTGTCTTCACCACGATTCCCAAGGTGGACATCGCCGGCGTGGAAGTCCTCATCGGCCCCGGCGCGGCGTTGTACGGCCCCGACGCTTCGAACGGAGTGGTGACGTTGCTCTCGAAGGATCCCAAGCAGTATCAGGGATTCACCGGCGAAGTCACCCTCGGTTCGAATGGCGGCAGTCCTGGCAACTACTTCGACAAGCAGAAGGGTCGCGTCAGCTACAATGACGCGCAACTCCGCTACGCGGGTGTGCGCGGCAAGCTGGGATACAAGGTGACCGGCGAGGTGCTGACCGCGCAGGACTGGCAGAACGTCAATGTGTACGGAGCGGGCACGACACCAGTGCAGGAGAACGGCCCGGACTGGTCAACCAGCTATCGTCGCGCCAGTGGTGCACTGGTGTATTACTTCGACAATGGCGGACGCCTCGAGTATCAGGCCGGTGCCAGCCGCAGCAATGGCATTGGTGTCACCAGCGCCGGCCGCAACCAGTTGAAGGACTGGGAATACCGGAACCAGCAGGTCCGCTTCACCACCAACAACTGGTTCGCACAGGCCTACACCACGCATTCGTTGTCGGGCGAGACCTTTGCCCTGAACGGTTACACCACCAACCGGGTGAATGCCCGATTCAACGGCATCGGTGATGATTCGGTGCGTCGTGCGTCGGCGTTTCCTGCCGACGGCCGGCTGACGGCGGCGGAAGTGCAGAACAATGTCACGCTTACGGGCCTGTTCAACACGCGCGTCGTCACGGGCGTGCAGTATCGTCGGGATGTGGTCAGTTCCAAGCGGGTGTGGTTGACCGATGCGCTGACCAAGGAAGACCTCAAGCTCACCCAGATTGGCGTGTACGCGCAGACGGAGACACCGCTCAACGAGATCACCAAGCTCGTGCTGGGCGCGCGGTACGACAATCCCGAGTTCTACGATCCGCAGTTCAGTCCCAAGGCGGCGTTGTTGGTGTCGCCCACCGAGAACTCGACGTTCCGCCTGACCTTCAATCGCGCCTTCAAGTCGCCGTCGATCCTGCAGACGAACTTCTTCTATCGCGATTTCAGCCCCGGCATTGGCGTGTTCGGCAACAAGGACGGCATCACCATCAAAAACGCGGCCGGCGTGGTCCAGCGCACCATCGACCCTGTGGTGCCGGAAGTGAACAACACATTCGAATTGGGCTACAAGGGCGTGCTGAACGAGCGTCTGTACGTGGACGTGGCCGGCTACGTGGCGCGGTACAAGGCGTTCCTGAGTCCGCTGGTGGTGGTGGCGAACCCGTTCGGCGGCACCTACGGCTACAACACGAAGACGGACACGAAATTCACGAATGCCGCCGGCGCCGACCAGGTCGCGCTGTCGTATCTGAATCTCGGTGAGGCGACCCTGTCCGGCATTGATGCCGGCGTGCGGTACGTGGTGAATTCCAAGTTCAACCTGTCGGGCACGATGAGCGCCCTCAAGCTGGACTCGATCATCGCCAAGGCCGGTGATCCGCCGGAGGCGACGTCGCTCAACAGCCCGTCGTTCAAGGCCACCATGGGCGGCGATGCGCACGACATGCCGTTTCAGTCGTTCGGCGGCTTCACGTTCCGATTCGTGAAGGACTACCGGTTCCTGTCCGGCGTGCATAACGGCGTCATTCCCGGCATCATCACGCTGGATATCAACGTCGGCAAGAAGATTGGTCAGCACACGACGCTCAACGTGTCGTTGCAGAACCTGTATACGTGCACGAGCGGTACCAGCACGCCACCGGTGTACCTGAATGCAGCGTTGCCGTCGTCGTTCCTCAAGGGATGGGATTGCGGCGTGGGCCGCAAGCACATCGAGCTGCTCAACATGCCGGCGTTGGGCGCGATGGGCTTCGTGGGCCTGCGGTTCGACCGCTGA